One region of Quercus lobata isolate SW786 chromosome 2, ValleyOak3.0 Primary Assembly, whole genome shotgun sequence genomic DNA includes:
- the LOC115977100 gene encoding U11/U12 small nuclear ribonucleoprotein 25 kDa protein-like isoform X2: MHIHMGSATGPHDDDCLPRTSQKDYSPKSRRGQLLNAWKSTLTYQRLPKEPLNLSILKLDGSCFGVQVGRKATIAELKEAVEEVFTGQFTPDGEISWSHVWGHFCLSYQGQKLVDDKAYIRLFGIKDGVQLCFCPVSFN; this comes from the exons ATGCATATACATATGGGATCAGCTACAGGTCCTCATGATGATGACTGCTTGCCCAGAACATCACAAAAAGACTACTCGCCCAAATCTCGTCGTGGTCAATTGCTAAACGCGTGGAAAAGTACATTAACATACCAAAGGTTACCTAAAGAGCCTCTCAACCTCTCAATTCTCAAATTGGATGGCTCATGCTTTG GGGTGCAAGTTGGGAGGAAGGCAACAATAGCGGAACTGAAAGAGGCGGTGGAAGAGGTTTTTACTGGTCAGTTTACGCCGGATGGAGAAATTTCATG GTCTCATGTATGGGGTCATTTTTGCTTAAGCTACCAAGGCCAGAAACTAGTTGATGACAAAGCATATATCCGGCTATTTGGAATCAAGGATGGGGTTCAG